A stretch of Hydractinia symbiolongicarpus strain clone_291-10 chromosome 9, HSymV2.1, whole genome shotgun sequence DNA encodes these proteins:
- the LOC130656970 gene encoding probable ATP-dependent RNA helicase DDX41 — MKRYRKEEKESDIEDELEDYVPYVPVKERKKQMLIKHKKLVTKEENSEKEENIEGEKPTEADRQTMSLLDQHHELKERADEVKETELEKQLKEEEKILESIAEKKALMAHTELAKGITYKDPIKTSWLPPRYVLKYPEEKHIKTRKKYCILAEGENVPPPLKTFKDMKFPRCIIQCLKKKGITTPSPIQMQGIPAVLSGRDIIGIAFTGSGKTLVFTLPLVMFCVEQEKGLPFRRGEGPYGLLVSPSRELAKQTFDVISELSESLVLDGMPPLKTLLCIGGTSVKDQAESIKHGVHIVVATPGRLMDLLNKKIMNLDVCRYLCLDEADRMIDMGFEDDVRTIFSYFKGQRQTLLFSATMPKKIQNFARSALVQPVTVNVGRAGAASLDIIQEVEYVKNEEKVVFLLECLQKTPPPVLIFAEKKADVDDIHEYLLLKGVEAVAIHGDKDQEERHRAVQQFRQSQKDVLVATDVASKGLDFAGVKHVINYDMPEDIENYVHRIGRTGRSGKTGVATTFINKNCDESVLLDLKHLLMEAKQKVPPVLAAIQSETPYLTMGDQQGCSYCGGLGHRITECPKLEAMQTKQAVNIGKNDYLASNSADW; from the exons atgAAAAGATACAGAAAAGAAGAGAAAGAATCAGATATCGAAGACGAACTTGAGGATTATGTTCCTTATGTGCCTGTGAAAGAACGCAAAAAACAGATGCTAATCAAACATAAAAAGTTGGTAACGAAAGAAGAAAACagcgaaaaagaagaaaatattgaaGGGGAAAAACCGACGGAAGCCGATCGACAAACTATGAGTTTGCTTGATCAACATCACGAGTTAAAAGAACGCGCTGATGAAGTAAAAGAAACTGAACTTGAAAAACAACTGAAGGAAGAGGAGAAAATTCTTGAAAGTATTGCAGAAAAGAAGGCTCTCATGGCGCATACTGAGTTAGCAAAAGGTATTACGTATAAAGATCCTATTAAAACATCATGGCTTCCTCCCAGGTATGTATTAAAATACCCGGAAGAGAAGCATATAAAAACGCGGAAAAAATACTGTATTTTAGCAGAGGGTGAGAACGTGCCTCCACCTCTGAAAACATTTAAAGATATGAAATTTCCTCGATGTATTAtacaatgtttaaaaaaaaaaggaattacCACACCCTCGCCTATTCAAATGCAGGGTATCCCCGCTGTGCTATCAGGACGTGACATCATTGGTATAGCTTTCACTGGATCTGGTAAAACACTTGTTTTTACCTTACCTTTGGTCATGTTTTGTGTCGAGCAAGAGAAAGGATTACCTTTCAGGCGTGGAGAGGGACCTTATGGGTTGTTAGTCTCTCCTTCTCGGGAGCTGGCAAAGCAAACATTCGATGTTATTTCGGAATTGTCCGAATCGTTGGTATTGGACGGCATGCCACCTCTAAAAACGTTGCTTTGCATCGGTGGTACTTCAGTAAAAGATCAAGCGGAAAGCATTAAGCATGGAGTACATATCGTTGTAGCGACACCAGGAAGATTAATGGACTTGTTAAACAAGAAAATCATGAATTTAGACGTTTGCAG atatTTATGTCTCGATGAGGCTGATCGAATGATTGACATGGGTTTTGAAGACGATGTTCGAAcgatattttcttattttaaaggACAGCGCCAAACACTTCTGTTTAGCGCCACTATGCCGAAGAAAATACAGAACTTTGCTCGCAGTGCTCTTGTTCAACCAGTTACAGTGAACGTTGGTCGAGCTGGTGCAGCGAGTCTAGATATTATACAGGAAGTTGAATACGTGAAGAATGAGGAGAAGGTTGTGTTCCTGTTGGAGTGCCTACAAAAGACGCCACCACCTGTTTTAATTTTCGCCGAGAAGAAAGCTGACGTTGACGACATTCACGAGTATTTACTTCTAAAAGGCGTCGAAGCAGTCGCGATACATGGCGATAAAGATCAAGAAGAGCGTCATCGTGCTGTACAACAATTCCGTCAGAGTCAGAAAGACGTACTGGTAGCGACGGATGTCGCTTCAAAAGGACTTGATTTTGCAGGCGTAAAACACGTTATAAATTACGACATGCCAGAAGATATTGAAAATTACGTACATCGTATCGGTAGAACCGGTCGGTCGGGTAAAACTGGTGTCGCTACGacgtttataaataaaaactgcGATGAGTCAGTATTGTTAGACTTAAAGCATCTTTTAATGGAAGCGAAACAGAAAGTGCCGCCTGTTCTTGCCGCCATTCAATCAGAAACGCCATATCTGACGATGGGAGATCAACAGGGCTGCTCATACTGTGGTGGATTGGGACATAGAATCACAGAATGTCCGAAACTAGAAGCTATGCAAACAAAACAAGCTGTGAACATCGGAAAGAATGATTATTTAGCAAGTAATTCTGCCGACTGGTGA